From Struthio camelus isolate bStrCam1 chromosome 29, bStrCam1.hap1, whole genome shotgun sequence, a single genomic window includes:
- the LOC104141840 gene encoding ribonuclease CL2 — translation MDREYKELYSGWEVEGMCAVTPIPSTKSQAINTQKCLFLLGTIHQVAMAMRSLWLMLAVALALLVAVGAQETRYQKFLRQHVDYPMTSGLAGARYCNVLLMRRAVNGPGRPCKPINTFVHAPARQLLTICTHQPDGLRVSAGILPITACRLVGGNVRPPCSYRAYQLNQRVQVACQYGQPVHLDRTF, via the exons ATGGACAGAGAGTACAAGGAGCTCTACAGTGGTTGGGAAGTGGAGGGCATGTGTGCTGTCACCCCTATCCCCTCCACCAAATCCCAAGCTATCAATACacagaaatgcctgtttctccTAGGAACGATTCACCAG GTCGCCATGGCCATGAGGTCTCTATGGTTGATGCTGGCTGTAGCCCTGGCCCTGCTGGTGGCTGTGGGTGCTCAGGAGACCCGCTACCAGAAGTTCTTGAGGCAGCACGTGGACTATCCCATGACATCAGGGCTTGCGGGAGCTCGTTATTGCAATGTCCTGCTGATGCGACGTGCAGTTAATGGCCCCGGCAGACCTTGCAAGCCCATCAACACTTTTGTGCATGCACCAGCTCGGCAGCTGCTGACCATCTGTACCCACCAGCCTGATGGGCTCCGTGTCAGTGCAGGGATCCTGCCTATCACAGCCTGTCGCCTGGTCGGGGGGAATGTACGCCCACCTTGCAGCTATCGTGCCTATCAGCTCAACCAGCGGGTCCAGGTGGCCTGTCAATATGGGCAACCTGTGCACCTGGATCGCACCTTCTAG